A window of Corticium candelabrum chromosome 3, ooCorCand1.1, whole genome shotgun sequence contains these coding sequences:
- the LOC134177700 gene encoding uncharacterized protein K02A2.6-like: MAKLPEVGPCTGVTDTIFSYTVTVSQVDTHCVQLAAIGSEARLHLASLKMSKFPIDSITYGFKTPYQRVVGNRQEQKARHIASAKLSDDNASDSSTTDPSIESICEDVCKIDEVCSESNKILVHVSIDGKTIQFRIDTGADVSLLNARSWECLGSPRLSASQERLQNAWGKVMTFKGICVKTVQFQNSLADIQFYVKEGVGTNLLGMDWIRKVGLATTCIEFLKSLGGQAVLLVEVIAPIALNKLLYEISDIFQDELGCCSEKASIQVRPDADLKIIPFRRPPMHMRKQIEVELDRLVEREVLEPVNNALCAFPTVNVVKQSGSVRICGDFKPLNKFMVVDQHPIPHLSDLFTVLVGGQKFSKLDLSDAYNQLELDLESQKYLVINTHKGLFKFRRLPFGVSSAPAIFQRVMNKVLKNLKKTTNFYDDILVTGSDDEEHLKYLSEVLKRIRDHGLRLKEAKCSFFQSSVQYLWSCH; encoded by the exons ATGGCGAAACTGCCTGAAGTTGGTCCATGTACAGGAGTCACTGACACAATATTTAGCTATACAGTTACTGTTAGTCAAGTTGATACTCATTG TGTGCAATTGGCTGCTATTGGATCTGAAGCGCGCCTTCATCTTGCATCATTGAAAATGTCAAAGTTTCCTATAGATTCTATTACTTATGG ATTTAAAACTCCATATCAGCGAGTAGTTGGAAACAGGCAAGAACAAAAAGCAAGGCATATTGCTTCGGCCAAGCTGAGTGATGATAATGCTTCAGATTCAAGCACTACTGATCCAAGTATAGAGTCGATCTGCGAGGACGTTTGCAAGATAGATGAAGTTTGCTCGGAAAGCAATAAAATATTGGTGCATGTGTCAATAGATGGTAAAACAATTCAATTTCGTATAGACACGGGAGCAGACGTATCTTTACTAAATGCTCGGTCTTGGGAGTGTCTTGGGAGTCCTAGATTGTCGGCTTCTCAAGAAAGACTTCAAAATGCATGGGGAAAAGTTATGACATTTAAAGGAATTTGTGTCAAAACAGTGCAGTTTCAAAACTCGTTAGCCGATATTCAATTTTATGTCAAGGAAGGAGTGGGAACCAATCTACTTGGGATGGATTGGATAAGGAAAGTTGGACTTGCAACAACATGTATTGAATTTCTTAAAAGCTTGGGAGGCCAAGCTGTGTTACTGGTGGAAGTAATAGCACCAATCGCTTTGAATAAGCTGTTGTATGAAATTTCTGACATATTCCAGGACGAGTTGGGATGTTGCAGTGAGAAGGCAAGCATCCAAGTTCGTCCGGACGCAGATCTAAAAATCATTCCGTTTAGAAGACCTCCTATGCAtatgagaaaacaaatagAGGTAGAATTAGACAGACTGGTTGAAAGAGAAGTTTTGGAGCCAGTGAATAATGCATTATGCGCATTTCCAACTGTCAATGTTGTGAAGCAATCAGGATCTGTACGCATATGTGGAGACTTTAAGCCTCTCAACAAATTCATGGTGGTAGACCAGCACCCAATTCCACACCTGTCTGATCTTTTCACTGTTCTCGTGGGAGGGCAAAAATTCTCTAAGTTAGACTTGTCAGATGCGTATAATCAATTGGAACTGGATTTGGAAAGTCAGAAATATTTGGTGATAAATACGCACAAAGGCTTGTTCAAATTTCGTCGATTACCATTTGGAGTGAGCTCTGCACCTGCTATATTTCAAAGAGTAATGAATAAGGTGTTAAAAAATCTCAAGAAAACCACTAATTTCTATGATGACATTTTGGTGACAGGGTCCGATGATGAAGAACATTTAAAATACTTGTCTGAGGTGTTGAAGCGTATCAGGGATCATGGCCTTCGTTTGAAGGAAGCTAAATGTTCATTCTTTCAGTCATCGGTACAATATCTTTGGTCATGTCATTGA
- the LOC134176863 gene encoding uncharacterized protein LOC134176863 isoform X3 produces MIRVSSISRDKSGRYDCVLENEFDKVLSSAHLTVQYFDGVSLSVIPSNELVSKELGTLVINVSSVPAATEIHLSRNNVVLFSSSNGNLNKSIGTVTVNENNHIQYVFTVDKSWNTTVTAYAKHPLGSNTSTQVITVLAPPGPIDVSVNTSCYNNNNSLLVTWTVYSNGGRDISNYTLRWRKGCSNTPTTLLNSKTWMVSNNARFTQQGGSYIIPGLDGNTTYCIDVEATNSIGPMSTRVKATTLSVPKQPKLQCNPTLTTNTSVAIAWVVSSNGGDDVSHYAVVLSRDLNFTQTAYSKTLFVVDNSELTQKGGMVTVPGLSGGTTYYANVVARNCVGASVPATQPCSTRCGQCICPLLQPRAAKEVFLSDDTITLAVKAPDLNCQIDKYIVKDVASADELQSSYSVENGIVAITITGLEAGANYTVQVYAVDQSQERPIGKPVTFQISSQDKDEGDDEEVVIISVTVSVSVCGSGVVVSVAVYYAVRRNKRNKGNNRTQEGGQTTTDVKVTTTAASVAYVNAPDGVLVKASIEHSSYTHTYGHVGHVPKDKPAPHEPDSMVAKKGGTYTQPQVHTPQTQTCAQGQLDSKSARTGVTYAEPQFPSEDERVPARRPMRSVPYQQIDVVATKNLKLERDKNSSPETQRLTLPDLVGQNVNCNK; encoded by the exons ATGATTAGAGTATCTTCAATTTCAAGGGACAAAAGTGGTCGTTATGATTGTGTTCTTGAGAATGAATTTGACAAAGTTCTTTCATCAGCACATTTGACTGTACAAT ATTTTGATGGTGTCAGTCTTAGTGTTATTCCAAGCAATGAACTTGTATCTAAAGAACTAGGAACTTTAGTCATCAACGTGTCATCAGTTCCAGCTGCAACTGAAATACATCTGAGTCGAAATAATGTTGTACTCTTCTCATCATCTAACGGAAATCTCAACAAATCAATAGGAACTGTCACAGTGAATGAGAACAATCACATACAGTACGTCTTTACTGTTGATAAAAGCTGGAATACTACAGTAACAGCATATGCGAAGCATCCACTGGGAAGTAATACATCAACTCAAGTAATAACTGTACTTG CTCCTCCAGGTCCAATTGATGTGTCTGTAAACACCTCTTgttataacaataataacagtTTACTGGTTACATGGACTGTGTACAGTAATGGTGGACGCGACATCAGCAATTACACACTGAGATGGAGGAAAGGTTGTAGTAATACTCCAACTACATTGCTCAACTCAAAGACATGGATGGTATCAAACAATGCTAGATTTACACAGCAAGGAGGCAGTTACATAATACCAGGACTGGATGGTAACACAACATATTGTATAGACGTGGAAGCAACAAATAGTATTGGACCAATGTCGACGAGAGTCAAAGCAACTACACTGTCTG tccCAAAGCAGCCTAAACTTCAATGTAATCCCACGTTGACCACAAATACAAGTGTAGCAATAGCTTGGGTAGTGAGCAGCAATGGTGGTGATGACGTCTCACATTATGCTGTAGTACTGAGTAGAGATCTGAATTTCACACAGACAGCTTATTCAAAGACTCTGTTTGTGGTTGACAATTCTGAGTTGACACAGAAGGGTGGAATGGTTACTGTGCCAGGTCTTTCTGGTGGAACAACATATTATGCAAATGTTGTTGCAAGAAATTGTGTTGGTGCTAGTGTTCCTGCTACTCAGCCTTGCTCTACACGCTGTGGTCAGTGTATTT gTCCATTATTGCAGCCGCGAGCAGCCAAAGAAGTATTTTTGTCTGATGACACCATAACACTGGCAGTAAAGGCTCCTGACTTGAATTGTCAAATTGACAAATACATTGTTAAAGACGTAGCGTCTGCTGACGAACTGCAGTCATCATATTCTGTTGAGAATGGTATTGTAGCTATTACCATAACGGGACTGGAGGCAGGAGCAAACTATACAGTTCAAGTGTATGCAGTAGATCAATCACAGGAACGTCCAATAGGGAAACCAGTCACATTTCAAATATCAAGCCAAGATAAAG ATGAAGGAGATGATGAGGAAGTTGTGATTATTTCAGTTACAGTCAGTGTTTCTGTATGTGGtagtggtgtggtggtgtctGTTGCAGTATATTATGCTGTTCGTCGAAACAAGAGGAACAAAGGGA ACAATCGAACACAGGAAGGgggacaaacaacaacagatgttAAAgttacaacaacagcagcgtCTGTTGCATATGTAAATGCACCTGATGGTGTGTTGGTAAAAGCTAGCATAGAGCATTCGtcatatacacatacatacggTCATGTGGGGCATGTACCCAAGGACAAACCAGCTCCACATGAACCTGACTCGATGGTTGCAAAAAAAGGTGGCACATATACGCAGCCACAAGTTCATacaccacaaacacagacatgtGCTCAAGGTCAACTTGACTCGAAATCTGCAAGAACGGGTGTCACATATGCGGAGCCACAATTTCCTTCCGAGGACGAACGGGTTCCAGCCAGGAGGCCTATGAGATCCGTTCCGTACCAACAGATCGATGTTGTAGCCACAAAAAATCTTAAACTTGAAAGAGATAAGAATTCGAGTCCTGAAACTCAACGGCTTACTTTACCAG ATCTTGTTGGTCAGAATGTCAATTGCAACAAGTAG
- the LOC134176863 gene encoding uncharacterized protein LOC134176863 isoform X2: protein MIRVSSISRDKSGRYDCVLENEFDKVLSSAHLTVQYFDGVSLSVIPSNELVSKELGTLVINVSSVPAATEIHLSRNNVVLFSSSNGNLNKSIGTVTVNENNHIQYVFTVDKSWNTTVTAYAKHPLGSNTSTQVITVLAPPGPIDVSVNTSCYNNNNSLLVTWTVYSNGGRDISNYTLRWRKGCSNTPTTLLNSKTWMVSNNARFTQQGGSYIIPGLDGNTTYCIDVEATNSIGPMSTRVKATTLSVPKQPKLQCNPTLTTNTSVAIAWVVSSNGGDDVSHYAVVLSRDLNFTQTAYSKTLFVVDNSELTQKGGMVTVPGLSGGTTYYANVVARNCVGASVPATQPCSTRCGPLLQPRAAKEVFLSDDTITLAVKAPDLNCQIDKYIVKDVASADELQSSYSVENGIVAITITGLEAGANYTVQVYAVDQSQERPIGKPVTFQISSQDKDEGDDEEVVIISVTVSVSVCGSGVVVSVAVYYAVRRNKRNKGNNRTQEGGQTTTDVKVTTTAASVAYVNAPDGVLVKASIEHSSYTHTYGHVGHVPKDKPAPHEPDSMVAKKGGTYTQPQVHTPQTQTCAQGQLDSKSARTGVTYAEPQFPSEDERVPARRPMRSVPYQQIDVVATKNLKLERDKNSSPETQRLTLPGENHSRYSSSGDEESHEEAL, encoded by the exons ATGATTAGAGTATCTTCAATTTCAAGGGACAAAAGTGGTCGTTATGATTGTGTTCTTGAGAATGAATTTGACAAAGTTCTTTCATCAGCACATTTGACTGTACAAT ATTTTGATGGTGTCAGTCTTAGTGTTATTCCAAGCAATGAACTTGTATCTAAAGAACTAGGAACTTTAGTCATCAACGTGTCATCAGTTCCAGCTGCAACTGAAATACATCTGAGTCGAAATAATGTTGTACTCTTCTCATCATCTAACGGAAATCTCAACAAATCAATAGGAACTGTCACAGTGAATGAGAACAATCACATACAGTACGTCTTTACTGTTGATAAAAGCTGGAATACTACAGTAACAGCATATGCGAAGCATCCACTGGGAAGTAATACATCAACTCAAGTAATAACTGTACTTG CTCCTCCAGGTCCAATTGATGTGTCTGTAAACACCTCTTgttataacaataataacagtTTACTGGTTACATGGACTGTGTACAGTAATGGTGGACGCGACATCAGCAATTACACACTGAGATGGAGGAAAGGTTGTAGTAATACTCCAACTACATTGCTCAACTCAAAGACATGGATGGTATCAAACAATGCTAGATTTACACAGCAAGGAGGCAGTTACATAATACCAGGACTGGATGGTAACACAACATATTGTATAGACGTGGAAGCAACAAATAGTATTGGACCAATGTCGACGAGAGTCAAAGCAACTACACTGTCTG tccCAAAGCAGCCTAAACTTCAATGTAATCCCACGTTGACCACAAATACAAGTGTAGCAATAGCTTGGGTAGTGAGCAGCAATGGTGGTGATGACGTCTCACATTATGCTGTAGTACTGAGTAGAGATCTGAATTTCACACAGACAGCTTATTCAAAGACTCTGTTTGTGGTTGACAATTCTGAGTTGACACAGAAGGGTGGAATGGTTACTGTGCCAGGTCTTTCTGGTGGAACAACATATTATGCAAATGTTGTTGCAAGAAATTGTGTTGGTGCTAGTGTTCCTGCTACTCAGCCTTGCTCTACACGCTGTG gTCCATTATTGCAGCCGCGAGCAGCCAAAGAAGTATTTTTGTCTGATGACACCATAACACTGGCAGTAAAGGCTCCTGACTTGAATTGTCAAATTGACAAATACATTGTTAAAGACGTAGCGTCTGCTGACGAACTGCAGTCATCATATTCTGTTGAGAATGGTATTGTAGCTATTACCATAACGGGACTGGAGGCAGGAGCAAACTATACAGTTCAAGTGTATGCAGTAGATCAATCACAGGAACGTCCAATAGGGAAACCAGTCACATTTCAAATATCAAGCCAAGATAAAG ATGAAGGAGATGATGAGGAAGTTGTGATTATTTCAGTTACAGTCAGTGTTTCTGTATGTGGtagtggtgtggtggtgtctGTTGCAGTATATTATGCTGTTCGTCGAAACAAGAGGAACAAAGGGA ACAATCGAACACAGGAAGGgggacaaacaacaacagatgttAAAgttacaacaacagcagcgtCTGTTGCATATGTAAATGCACCTGATGGTGTGTTGGTAAAAGCTAGCATAGAGCATTCGtcatatacacatacatacggTCATGTGGGGCATGTACCCAAGGACAAACCAGCTCCACATGAACCTGACTCGATGGTTGCAAAAAAAGGTGGCACATATACGCAGCCACAAGTTCATacaccacaaacacagacatgtGCTCAAGGTCAACTTGACTCGAAATCTGCAAGAACGGGTGTCACATATGCGGAGCCACAATTTCCTTCCGAGGACGAACGGGTTCCAGCCAGGAGGCCTATGAGATCCGTTCCGTACCAACAGATCGATGTTGTAGCCACAAAAAATCTTAAACTTGAAAGAGATAAGAATTCGAGTCCTGAAACTCAACGGCTTACTTTACCAGGTGAGAATCACTCACGATACAGTTCCAGTGGGGACGAAGAGTCACATGAGGAAGCTCTTTGA
- the LOC134176863 gene encoding uncharacterized protein LOC134176863 isoform X1, producing MIRVSSISRDKSGRYDCVLENEFDKVLSSAHLTVQYFDGVSLSVIPSNELVSKELGTLVINVSSVPAATEIHLSRNNVVLFSSSNGNLNKSIGTVTVNENNHIQYVFTVDKSWNTTVTAYAKHPLGSNTSTQVITVLAPPGPIDVSVNTSCYNNNNSLLVTWTVYSNGGRDISNYTLRWRKGCSNTPTTLLNSKTWMVSNNARFTQQGGSYIIPGLDGNTTYCIDVEATNSIGPMSTRVKATTLSVPKQPKLQCNPTLTTNTSVAIAWVVSSNGGDDVSHYAVVLSRDLNFTQTAYSKTLFVVDNSELTQKGGMVTVPGLSGGTTYYANVVARNCVGASVPATQPCSTRCGQCICPLLQPRAAKEVFLSDDTITLAVKAPDLNCQIDKYIVKDVASADELQSSYSVENGIVAITITGLEAGANYTVQVYAVDQSQERPIGKPVTFQISSQDKDEGDDEEVVIISVTVSVSVCGSGVVVSVAVYYAVRRNKRNKGNNRTQEGGQTTTDVKVTTTAASVAYVNAPDGVLVKASIEHSSYTHTYGHVGHVPKDKPAPHEPDSMVAKKGGTYTQPQVHTPQTQTCAQGQLDSKSARTGVTYAEPQFPSEDERVPARRPMRSVPYQQIDVVATKNLKLERDKNSSPETQRLTLPGENHSRYSSSGDEESHEEAL from the exons ATGATTAGAGTATCTTCAATTTCAAGGGACAAAAGTGGTCGTTATGATTGTGTTCTTGAGAATGAATTTGACAAAGTTCTTTCATCAGCACATTTGACTGTACAAT ATTTTGATGGTGTCAGTCTTAGTGTTATTCCAAGCAATGAACTTGTATCTAAAGAACTAGGAACTTTAGTCATCAACGTGTCATCAGTTCCAGCTGCAACTGAAATACATCTGAGTCGAAATAATGTTGTACTCTTCTCATCATCTAACGGAAATCTCAACAAATCAATAGGAACTGTCACAGTGAATGAGAACAATCACATACAGTACGTCTTTACTGTTGATAAAAGCTGGAATACTACAGTAACAGCATATGCGAAGCATCCACTGGGAAGTAATACATCAACTCAAGTAATAACTGTACTTG CTCCTCCAGGTCCAATTGATGTGTCTGTAAACACCTCTTgttataacaataataacagtTTACTGGTTACATGGACTGTGTACAGTAATGGTGGACGCGACATCAGCAATTACACACTGAGATGGAGGAAAGGTTGTAGTAATACTCCAACTACATTGCTCAACTCAAAGACATGGATGGTATCAAACAATGCTAGATTTACACAGCAAGGAGGCAGTTACATAATACCAGGACTGGATGGTAACACAACATATTGTATAGACGTGGAAGCAACAAATAGTATTGGACCAATGTCGACGAGAGTCAAAGCAACTACACTGTCTG tccCAAAGCAGCCTAAACTTCAATGTAATCCCACGTTGACCACAAATACAAGTGTAGCAATAGCTTGGGTAGTGAGCAGCAATGGTGGTGATGACGTCTCACATTATGCTGTAGTACTGAGTAGAGATCTGAATTTCACACAGACAGCTTATTCAAAGACTCTGTTTGTGGTTGACAATTCTGAGTTGACACAGAAGGGTGGAATGGTTACTGTGCCAGGTCTTTCTGGTGGAACAACATATTATGCAAATGTTGTTGCAAGAAATTGTGTTGGTGCTAGTGTTCCTGCTACTCAGCCTTGCTCTACACGCTGTGGTCAGTGTATTT gTCCATTATTGCAGCCGCGAGCAGCCAAAGAAGTATTTTTGTCTGATGACACCATAACACTGGCAGTAAAGGCTCCTGACTTGAATTGTCAAATTGACAAATACATTGTTAAAGACGTAGCGTCTGCTGACGAACTGCAGTCATCATATTCTGTTGAGAATGGTATTGTAGCTATTACCATAACGGGACTGGAGGCAGGAGCAAACTATACAGTTCAAGTGTATGCAGTAGATCAATCACAGGAACGTCCAATAGGGAAACCAGTCACATTTCAAATATCAAGCCAAGATAAAG ATGAAGGAGATGATGAGGAAGTTGTGATTATTTCAGTTACAGTCAGTGTTTCTGTATGTGGtagtggtgtggtggtgtctGTTGCAGTATATTATGCTGTTCGTCGAAACAAGAGGAACAAAGGGA ACAATCGAACACAGGAAGGgggacaaacaacaacagatgttAAAgttacaacaacagcagcgtCTGTTGCATATGTAAATGCACCTGATGGTGTGTTGGTAAAAGCTAGCATAGAGCATTCGtcatatacacatacatacggTCATGTGGGGCATGTACCCAAGGACAAACCAGCTCCACATGAACCTGACTCGATGGTTGCAAAAAAAGGTGGCACATATACGCAGCCACAAGTTCATacaccacaaacacagacatgtGCTCAAGGTCAACTTGACTCGAAATCTGCAAGAACGGGTGTCACATATGCGGAGCCACAATTTCCTTCCGAGGACGAACGGGTTCCAGCCAGGAGGCCTATGAGATCCGTTCCGTACCAACAGATCGATGTTGTAGCCACAAAAAATCTTAAACTTGAAAGAGATAAGAATTCGAGTCCTGAAACTCAACGGCTTACTTTACCAGGTGAGAATCACTCACGATACAGTTCCAGTGGGGACGAAGAGTCACATGAGGAAGCTCTTTGA
- the LOC134177465 gene encoding zinc finger protein 862-like, with amino-acid sequence MVTVRYVELSSCQPVTKLAALVDLKYANADGVYSALQTGLKHVVNDDLPDALNIVCGNFDGAAVMMGARNGVKAKLICDHPCATIVHCVAHKLELAVLDAVKKTCYLDEFERTSKEIIKLYHYSPKRRRELRQVADTLFEDDLESFSDIK; translated from the coding sequence ATGGTTACGGTACGATACGTTGAACTTTCTAGTTGTCAACCTGTAACGAAGTTGGCTGCCTTGGTAGACCTGAAGTACGCTAACGCAGATGGAGTGTATTCAGCTTTGCAAACAGGCCTGAAGCATGTTGTGAATGATGATCTCCCCGATGCTCTAAATATTGTTTGCGGCAATTTTGATGGTGCTGCTGTCATGATGGGGGCTCGCAATGGTGTCAAGGCTAAGCTCATTTGTGACCATCCCTGTGCTACAATAGTACATTGTGTTGCACACAAACTGGAATTGGCTGTTCTCGACGCGGTTAAGAAAACGTGTTATCTTGATGAGTTTGAAAGAACCTCAAAGGAAATTATTAAGCTTTACCATTATTCCCCTAAACGACGACGGGAACTGCGACAAGTTGCGGATACTCTTTTTGAAGATGATCTCGAGTCATTCTCCGACATCAAATAG